One part of the Chryseobacterium sp. 7 genome encodes these proteins:
- a CDS encoding DUF4251 domain-containing protein: MKKYISLLMIFGFLFFFQSCASQGSSDPKTVDALVNSQEFTFHAERANPTNYDVINVLNSMPNATATRILNLNGDYTIDVTKNTLDVVLPYFGRLFNPTYGNTSDNSYRFTSKDFTVSKTQNKKGNWTLKFKPKDVRTVDEMNIEIFKNGKAFVSMRSNDRQPITYDGYVSKTEVKQEKEKP, from the coding sequence ATGAAAAAGTATATTTCTTTACTGATGATTTTTGGATTCCTGTTCTTTTTCCAAAGCTGTGCTTCGCAGGGTTCTTCAGATCCGAAAACGGTAGATGCTTTGGTGAATTCTCAGGAGTTTACTTTCCATGCAGAAAGAGCCAATCCTACGAATTATGACGTTATAAATGTCTTAAATTCAATGCCTAATGCCACTGCTACCAGAATACTGAACCTGAATGGGGATTATACCATTGACGTAACTAAAAATACGTTGGATGTAGTGCTTCCTTACTTCGGAAGGCTGTTTAATCCTACTTATGGAAATACCAGTGACAATAGCTATAGATTTACTTCTAAAGATTTTACCGTAAGTAAAACTCAGAATAAAAAAGGAAACTGGACTTTAAAGTTCAAACCTAAAGATGTAAGAACCGTGGATGAAATGAACATCGAGATCTTTAAAAATGGAAAGGCTTTCGTTTCTATGAGAAGTAACGACAGACAGCCAATTACTTATGACGGATATGTTTCAAAAACGGAGGTAAAGCAGGAAAAAGAGAAACCTTAA
- the meaB gene encoding methylmalonyl Co-A mutase-associated GTPase MeaB yields MKFSTEELIDGIQSGNKRLIAKAITLVESKKAEHRIQAEELLKKIMPLTGNSVRVGVTGVPGAGKSTFIENFGRLVIAQGKKVAVLAIDPSSAINKGSILGDKTRMEELAKEENAFIRPSPSSGFLGGVANTTFETMMICEAAGYDYILIETVGVGQSEVLVADITDIFLFLKIIGGGDELQGIKRGIMEMVDLIFINKVDQDNLQKAKNTRLELKRALDFIPPKEKGWKIPVLLGSALFNEGLQEVYDTIFEFIDLKKKSGRFEEVRIQQAEKRFEYWVQEYILSLMKKSDAVEEAYHMHKKNASAMVSNPSTEAKLFVEKFLSNENRD; encoded by the coding sequence ATGAAATTTTCCACAGAAGAGCTAATAGACGGAATACAGTCAGGAAACAAACGCCTGATTGCAAAAGCTATTACATTGGTTGAAAGTAAAAAAGCAGAGCACAGAATACAGGCAGAAGAACTTCTGAAGAAGATCATGCCTCTTACCGGAAATTCTGTGAGGGTAGGTGTAACGGGAGTTCCCGGAGCCGGAAAATCCACTTTCATAGAAAATTTCGGACGGTTGGTTATAGCTCAGGGAAAGAAAGTAGCAGTTTTAGCTATAGATCCGAGTTCTGCAATCAATAAAGGAAGTATTTTGGGAGATAAAACCAGAATGGAAGAACTCGCCAAAGAAGAAAATGCATTCATACGTCCTTCCCCAAGTTCAGGATTTTTGGGCGGAGTAGCCAATACGACCTTTGAAACCATGATGATCTGTGAAGCTGCAGGCTACGATTATATTTTAATAGAAACCGTTGGTGTAGGACAATCAGAGGTTTTAGTAGCCGATATTACTGATATTTTCCTTTTTCTTAAAATCATAGGAGGCGGAGATGAACTTCAGGGAATAAAACGAGGAATCATGGAAATGGTAGACCTTATTTTCATTAATAAAGTAGATCAGGACAATCTCCAGAAAGCAAAAAATACAAGGCTGGAATTAAAAAGAGCCTTAGACTTTATTCCACCCAAAGAAAAAGGCTGGAAAATTCCTGTTTTATTAGGTTCAGCCCTTTTTAACGAGGGATTACAGGAAGTTTATGATACCATCTTTGAATTTATTGATCTGAAAAAGAAATCCGGACGTTTTGAAGAAGTACGCATCCAGCAGGCTGAGAAACGTTTTGAATATTGGGTTCAGGAATATATTCTGTCTCTGATGAAAAAGAGTGATGCGGTAGAAGAAGCTTATCACATGCATAAAAAAAATGCTTCAGCTATGGTTTCCAATCCAAGTACTGAAGCAAAATTATTTGTTGAGAAATTCTTATCTAATGAAAACAGGGATTAA
- a CDS encoding c-type cytochrome, translating into MKKLIAAASFTAILLVSCTPKASTSAATAGTSTSTAEQIAQGKTIFENSCGRCHKLPDPTSHNPVQWVGIMNSMAPKAKLTDEQHQWVYDYIVSVKK; encoded by the coding sequence ATGAAAAAACTCATTGCTGCGGCTTCGTTTACTGCTATTTTGCTGGTTTCCTGTACGCCGAAAGCTTCTACATCCGCTGCTACTGCCGGAACATCTACATCTACTGCAGAGCAGATTGCTCAGGGGAAGACGATTTTTGAAAACTCTTGTGGAAGATGTCATAAACTTCCGGATCCTACGTCACACAATCCTGTACAATGGGTAGGAATCATGAATTCTATGGCTCCAAAGGCAAAACTGACGGATGAACAGCACCAATGGGTTTATGATTACATTGTTTCTGTGAAGAAATAA
- a CDS encoding c-type cytochrome has product MKKLILTGIAASTFLVSCGPKSVAVTGPKYTSSEQLAQGKTIFENSCTKCHKLPEPTKHDDKGWINTLSRMAPKAKLTDEQHQMVYDYLISVNKK; this is encoded by the coding sequence ATGAAAAAACTTATCTTAACCGGTATCGCAGCATCAACATTTCTGGTATCATGCGGACCAAAAAGTGTGGCTGTAACAGGGCCAAAGTATACCTCATCTGAGCAACTGGCACAAGGAAAAACCATTTTCGAAAATTCCTGTACAAAATGCCATAAGCTTCCAGAGCCTACCAAGCATGACGATAAGGGATGGATCAACACTTTAAGCAGAATGGCTCCAAAGGCTAAGCTTACTGATGAACAGCATCAAATGGTGTATGATTATCTGATCTCTGTGAATAAAAAATAA
- a CDS encoding tetratricopeptide repeat protein: MTLTKSKYYFEALDYFPFNLAECMDALNYALSYEPEDADSLCLMGRVYSEELKDYETAKKYFDEAMQSNIGNINTPKYYIECLLSNEDYKEAEKLIEFSLKLKGIDKSEILNCLSLLQERKFEYKQALATLKEAKKFAYNRPALEVIEERENLVKGKVTRTRTVKKTE, translated from the coding sequence ATGACCTTAACTAAAAGCAAATATTATTTTGAAGCGCTGGACTACTTTCCTTTCAACCTTGCGGAGTGCATGGATGCACTGAACTATGCCTTATCCTACGAACCAGAAGATGCAGACAGCCTTTGTCTGATGGGAAGAGTGTATTCGGAAGAATTGAAAGATTATGAAACTGCAAAGAAATACTTTGATGAAGCCATGCAGAGTAATATCGGAAATATCAATACTCCTAAATATTACATTGAGTGTCTTTTGAGTAACGAAGATTATAAAGAAGCAGAAAAATTAATTGAGTTTTCTTTGAAACTAAAGGGAATTGATAAGTCGGAAATCCTGAATTGTCTGTCTCTTTTGCAGGAAAGAAAATTTGAATACAAACAAGCTTTGGCAACTCTTAAAGAAGCTAAAAAATTTGCTTATAACCGCCCTGCCCTTGAAGTTATTGAAGAAAGAGAAAATCTGGTTAAAGGAAAAGTAACCAGAACAAGAACCGTAAAAAAGACAGAATAA
- the prfH gene encoding peptide chain release factor H has product MEKLIQITSGRGPLECQWVVAKVLKTFLEEAKHNTIEYEIIHRENGDENLTLKSVTLLLKGKELTSFLKSWLGSVCWIGKSTFRKLHKRSNWFIGIFELENIKMIDFNEKDIRFQTARSQGSGGQNVNKVNTAVRATHIPTNTTVFVQDSRSQLENKKLSVTRLKEKVMAVYIQQLERKLKDTWFLQMQVERGNPVRTFSGTDFKKNYEDKTFKKQRNALKNDLKNYRNDLN; this is encoded by the coding sequence ATGGAAAAATTAATACAGATCACTTCAGGAAGAGGACCTTTAGAATGCCAATGGGTGGTAGCCAAAGTTCTGAAGACCTTTCTTGAAGAGGCAAAACATAATACAATAGAATACGAAATCATTCATCGTGAAAACGGCGATGAAAATCTGACATTAAAATCAGTAACCCTGCTTTTAAAAGGAAAAGAGCTGACCTCGTTTTTAAAAAGCTGGTTGGGAAGCGTCTGCTGGATTGGGAAAAGTACATTCAGGAAACTGCATAAAAGAAGCAATTGGTTTATCGGAATTTTTGAATTGGAAAATATAAAAATGATTGATTTCAATGAAAAAGATATCCGGTTTCAGACAGCGAGAAGTCAGGGAAGCGGAGGACAAAACGTAAACAAGGTGAATACTGCTGTACGTGCAACTCATATTCCTACCAATACAACTGTTTTTGTACAGGACTCCCGTTCCCAGCTGGAGAATAAAAAACTATCCGTTACCAGACTCAAAGAAAAGGTAATGGCAGTTTATATTCAGCAATTGGAAAGAAAACTGAAAGATACCTGGTTTCTTCAAATGCAGGTAGAACGCGGAAATCCGGTTCGTACATTTTCAGGAACAGATTTTAAAAAGAATTATGAAGACAAGACATTCAAAAAACAAAGAAATGCCTTGAAAAATGACCTTAAAAACTACAGAAATGACCTTAACTAA
- a CDS encoding nucleotidyltransferase domain-containing protein, whose product MGAPHNIKRYGEIWPEFRIQSGLEILDKLKNKIIISGGWAWHFMSEKGHTEYKHAHDHKDIDVFVKKENVAEVVIILQKEGFQKVWTRYDHLPSEENFRRYEKTVELENDKFHRITIDFFEEDDLDTIEVNGFTVVNPEVLLSFYRNIHSSDKCWAVMAAKELLQKGKDPIGHPLLSKMPT is encoded by the coding sequence ATGGGAGCACCACATAATATAAAAAGATACGGTGAAATCTGGCCGGAATTCAGAATTCAGTCAGGACTCGAAATTTTAGATAAATTAAAAAATAAAATCATTATATCAGGAGGATGGGCATGGCATTTTATGTCGGAAAAAGGACATACGGAATACAAGCATGCGCATGACCACAAGGATATTGATGTTTTTGTAAAAAAAGAAAATGTAGCAGAAGTTGTTATTATTCTTCAGAAGGAGGGATTCCAGAAAGTCTGGACCCGATATGACCATCTGCCGAGTGAAGAAAACTTTCGGAGGTATGAAAAAACGGTAGAACTTGAAAACGATAAATTTCACAGAATTACTATTGACTTCTTTGAAGAAGATGATCTTGATACTATTGAAGTTAATGGTTTTACTGTTGTGAATCCTGAGGTTTTACTTTCTTTTTACAGAAATATTCATTCCAGCGATAAATGCTGGGCAGTGATGGCTGCAAAAGAGTTATTACAAAAGGGGAAAGATCCAATAGGACACCCTTTATTAAGCAAAATGCCAACATAA
- a CDS encoding RtcB family protein: MGNLKLKGKDILKLGYPNNQSVNVALEVMKRNFATKNIHHVKSLLKEILLNPEEFEKDLTFGQIAETLLSSKKTEKRMLNSQRASFQIFGNNISEEAKNQLYTALKLPISIQGALMPDAHSGYGLPIGGVLAVENAVIPYGVGMDIGCRMSLSILDTPISYLEGARDKYEKALAEHTKFGMYETHKSHIDHEIFDRDTFDMIPILRRLKGKAIKQMGSSGGGNHFVEFGEVEITEEDKQIGLPKGKYLGILSHSGSRGLGAEIAQYYSRMATEQCPLPKEAQNFAWLDLSTHLGLEYWTAMNLAGDYASACHDDIHRRLVKAVGGRVKARIENHHNFAWKEIHNGKEVIVHRKGATPANENELGIIPGSMTAKGFIVRGKGNPESLNSASHGAGRAHSRGECRTLFTQHDIKKELKLKNVTLMGGNAEEAPMAYKDINEVMNAQSELVDILGTFQPRIVRMDR; this comes from the coding sequence ATGGGAAATTTAAAACTAAAAGGAAAAGATATATTAAAACTGGGTTATCCAAATAACCAAAGCGTAAACGTAGCATTGGAAGTTATGAAAAGAAATTTTGCAACGAAGAATATTCACCACGTAAAATCTCTTTTAAAGGAAATCCTGCTGAATCCGGAAGAATTTGAAAAAGATCTTACTTTCGGGCAAATTGCGGAAACCTTGCTTTCATCCAAAAAAACAGAAAAAAGAATGCTGAATTCACAGCGTGCTTCCTTTCAGATTTTTGGAAACAATATTTCAGAAGAGGCAAAAAATCAGCTGTACACAGCTTTGAAACTGCCTATTTCTATTCAGGGAGCATTAATGCCGGATGCCCACAGCGGATACGGACTTCCAATAGGAGGAGTTCTGGCTGTTGAAAATGCGGTAATTCCTTACGGAGTAGGGATGGATATTGGCTGTAGAATGAGCCTCAGTATTTTGGATACACCCATTTCATATCTTGAAGGAGCAAGAGATAAATATGAAAAAGCGCTTGCCGAACATACCAAATTCGGGATGTATGAAACACATAAATCTCACATAGACCATGAGATTTTCGACAGAGATACATTCGATATGATCCCGATTTTAAGGAGATTAAAGGGAAAAGCTATCAAGCAGATGGGATCCTCAGGCGGTGGAAATCACTTTGTGGAATTCGGAGAAGTTGAAATCACCGAAGAAGACAAACAAATTGGTCTCCCAAAAGGAAAATATCTGGGAATACTTTCTCATAGCGGCTCGAGAGGGCTTGGAGCAGAGATTGCACAGTATTATTCAAGAATGGCAACAGAACAGTGTCCGTTACCGAAAGAAGCCCAAAACTTCGCCTGGCTGGACCTTAGTACCCATCTTGGACTGGAATACTGGACGGCCATGAATCTTGCCGGAGATTACGCTTCGGCCTGTCATGATGATATTCACAGAAGACTGGTAAAAGCAGTCGGTGGAAGAGTCAAAGCCAGAATAGAAAACCATCACAACTTTGCATGGAAAGAAATTCATAACGGCAAAGAAGTGATTGTTCACAGAAAAGGAGCTACCCCTGCCAATGAAAATGAATTGGGAATAATCCCGGGATCGATGACGGCAAAAGGATTCATTGTTCGCGGAAAAGGAAATCCTGAATCCCTGAACTCTGCATCTCATGGTGCCGGAAGGGCTCATTCAAGAGGAGAATGCAGAACTTTATTCACTCAGCATGATATCAAAAAAGAATTGAAACTTAAAAATGTCACACTGATGGGCGGGAATGCAGAAGAAGCGCCTATGGCCTACAAAGACATTAATGAAGTGATGAATGCACAGAGCGAACTGGTAGATATCCTGGGAACATTCCAGCCGAGAATTGTGAGAATGGACAGATAA
- a CDS encoding M28 family peptidase, producing MNLKKIIKLTRSKILLLVGLFIVICFFLIGSGKNNLSAQSSPAIADTALVKKHLTALTQTPKFRNHKNIDQLNAVADYIHQNFAAYGDSTIFQEYEVDGKIYKNVITSFGAENTKRIIIGAHYDVCGDQQGADDNATGVTALLELARMLKGQKLKYRVDLVAYTLEEPPYFRTENMGSYIHAKYLKDNKIDVYGMASVEMIGYFRDEKGSQSFPVGILSWVYGDQGDFIMLVKKLSGAGSFVRNFIGNFKDSGQLKTETFSAPKFVAGIDYSDHLNYWNFNIPALMITDTSFFRNKNYHEPTDTLETLDTKRMTKVIDAIFLSIIHLK from the coding sequence ATGAATCTGAAAAAAATTATAAAGCTTACGAGGAGCAAAATACTTCTTCTCGTAGGCTTATTTATTGTTATATGCTTTTTCCTGATTGGTTCGGGGAAGAATAATCTATCAGCACAAAGTTCCCCGGCTATAGCAGACACAGCGTTGGTCAAAAAACATTTAACAGCACTTACCCAAACTCCAAAATTCAGAAATCATAAAAATATTGACCAGCTTAATGCGGTTGCAGACTACATTCATCAAAACTTTGCTGCCTATGGCGACAGTACCATTTTTCAGGAATATGAAGTAGACGGAAAAATTTACAAAAATGTAATTACTTCCTTCGGAGCAGAAAATACCAAGCGGATTATTATTGGAGCCCATTATGATGTTTGTGGAGACCAGCAGGGAGCAGACGACAATGCAACCGGAGTTACAGCACTTCTGGAACTGGCAAGAATGTTGAAAGGACAGAAGCTCAAATATAGAGTAGATCTTGTTGCTTATACATTGGAAGAACCGCCTTATTTCAGAACAGAAAATATGGGGAGCTATATTCACGCAAAATATTTAAAAGATAATAAAATTGATGTCTATGGAATGGCAAGTGTAGAAATGATAGGCTATTTCCGTGACGAAAAAGGCTCTCAGAGCTTTCCTGTAGGTATTCTTTCATGGGTATATGGTGATCAGGGAGATTTTATCATGTTGGTGAAAAAACTCAGTGGAGCAGGATCTTTTGTAAGAAACTTTATAGGAAATTTCAAAGATTCAGGGCAGCTCAAAACGGAAACATTCTCAGCACCCAAATTTGTTGCAGGAATAGACTATTCTGACCATCTTAATTATTGGAACTTCAATATTCCCGCTCTCATGATCACAGATACTTCTTTCTTCAGAAATAAAAATTACCACGAACCCACAGATACTTTGGAAACGCTGGACACAAAACGGATGACGAAGGTAATTGATGCCATTTTTCTCAGCATTATTCACCTTAAGTGA
- the scpA gene encoding methylmalonyl-CoA mutase: protein MRKTISVKKPDFSISPQEREIYNFEKDGLELKSSYDKKDVKDESLTQTSPGIAPYLRGPYSTMYVQKPWTIRQYAGFSTAEESNAFYRRNLAAGQKGLSVAFDLATHRGYDSDHTRVVGDVGKAGVAIDSVEDMKILFNEIPLDQISVSMTMNGAVLPILSFYIVAAEEQGVKQELLSGTIQNDILKEFMVRNTYIYPPAPSMKIIADIFEYTSQNIPKFNSISISGYHMQEAGATPVLEMAYTLADGLEYVRTGIKAGMNVDDFAPRLSFFWAIGMNHFMEVAKMRAARYIWATLLKQFNPQNPKSLALRTHSQTSGWSLTEQEPFNNITRTAIEALSSALGGTQSLHTNALDEAIALPTDYSAKIARNTQIILQQESGICDVVDPMGGSNLVESLTQQMIEEAIRYIDEVEQEGGMTKAIEAGIPKMRIEEAAAKKQAKIDSGEEFIIGVNSFKSSLKQDQIEILDIDNTEVRRKQIERLNTIKAERNTEAVEQILNDIRESAKTGKGNLLALCIEAARRRVTLGEMSDAMEETFGRYKANIKTISGVYAMNAGKNEYFEKALHLTQKFEEEEGRRPRLMVAKMGQDGHDRGAKVVATAFADMGFDVDVAPLFQTPEEVAKQAVENDIHILGVSSLAAGHKTLVPQVVEELSKLGADDITIVVGGVIPQQDYEFLYANGADFIFGPGTNLPKCAVEILERFLEK from the coding sequence ATGCGAAAGACAATTTCTGTGAAAAAACCGGATTTTAGTATATCACCTCAGGAAAGAGAGATTTACAATTTTGAAAAAGACGGGCTTGAACTCAAATCATCCTATGACAAAAAAGATGTAAAAGATGAATCATTAACGCAGACTTCTCCAGGAATTGCTCCCTATCTCAGAGGACCGTATTCCACTATGTATGTTCAAAAACCCTGGACAATCCGTCAGTATGCAGGATTTTCTACTGCTGAAGAATCTAACGCCTTTTATAGAAGAAACCTCGCCGCGGGTCAGAAAGGACTTTCCGTAGCATTTGACCTAGCAACACACAGAGGATATGATTCTGACCATACAAGAGTGGTAGGAGACGTAGGAAAAGCAGGTGTTGCCATAGATTCTGTGGAAGACATGAAAATCCTTTTCAATGAAATTCCGTTAGATCAGATCTCAGTATCCATGACCATGAACGGAGCCGTACTTCCTATTTTGTCTTTCTATATTGTAGCGGCAGAAGAACAGGGAGTAAAGCAGGAATTGCTTTCAGGTACCATTCAGAATGATATTTTGAAAGAATTCATGGTAAGAAATACCTACATCTATCCGCCGGCACCTTCTATGAAGATCATTGCAGATATTTTTGAATATACTTCGCAAAACATTCCAAAATTCAATTCCATTTCCATTTCCGGATACCATATGCAGGAAGCAGGGGCTACACCGGTTCTTGAAATGGCTTACACCCTGGCAGACGGTCTGGAATATGTAAGAACAGGAATAAAGGCAGGTATGAACGTAGATGATTTCGCTCCAAGACTATCCTTTTTCTGGGCAATCGGAATGAATCATTTCATGGAAGTTGCTAAAATGCGAGCCGCAAGATACATTTGGGCAACCCTTTTAAAACAGTTTAATCCTCAGAATCCAAAATCCCTGGCGTTAAGAACCCATTCACAAACTTCCGGGTGGTCTTTAACAGAGCAGGAACCCTTCAATAATATCACAAGAACAGCAATAGAAGCTCTATCTTCAGCATTAGGAGGAACGCAGTCTCTCCATACTAATGCACTGGATGAAGCTATTGCCCTTCCTACAGATTATTCAGCAAAAATCGCAAGAAATACACAGATCATTCTTCAGCAGGAAAGCGGAATATGTGATGTGGTAGATCCAATGGGAGGAAGTAACCTTGTAGAAAGCCTTACCCAGCAAATGATTGAAGAAGCAATAAGGTATATTGATGAGGTAGAGCAGGAAGGAGGAATGACCAAAGCGATCGAAGCTGGAATTCCGAAAATGAGAATTGAAGAAGCTGCTGCTAAAAAACAGGCTAAGATCGATAGTGGCGAAGAATTCATTATTGGAGTTAATTCATTCAAATCCTCACTAAAGCAGGATCAGATAGAAATCTTAGACATTGATAATACAGAAGTTCGAAGAAAACAGATCGAAAGACTCAATACAATCAAAGCAGAAAGAAATACTGAAGCCGTTGAACAGATTCTGAATGACATTCGCGAAAGTGCCAAAACAGGAAAAGGAAATCTTCTGGCATTATGCATTGAAGCCGCAAGAAGAAGAGTTACCCTTGGCGAAATGAGTGATGCCATGGAAGAAACCTTTGGAAGATATAAAGCAAATATTAAAACAATCTCTGGTGTATACGCAATGAATGCCGGTAAAAACGAATACTTTGAAAAAGCCCTTCATCTGACTCAGAAATTTGAAGAAGAAGAAGGACGCCGCCCAAGACTAATGGTCGCTAAAATGGGACAGGACGGACACGACAGAGGAGCAAAAGTAGTAGCAACCGCATTTGCCGATATGGGATTTGACGTAGATGTCGCTCCATTGTTCCAAACGCCGGAAGAAGTTGCTAAACAGGCTGTAGAAAACGATATTCATATTTTAGGAGTTTCTTCATTAGCAGCCGGACACAAAACACTAGTTCCGCAGGTAGTGGAAGAACTGTCCAAACTAGGAGCAGATGATATTACTATCGTGGTAGGTGGAGTAATTCCACAACAGGATTACGAATTCCTGTATGCCAACGGTGCCGATTTTATTTTCGGACCAGGAACCAATCTTCCGAAATGCGCAGTGGAAATTCTGGAAAGATTTTTAGAGAAATGA
- a CDS encoding IS4 family transposase has protein sequence MSVFKDHKISLKDVLEFIPEALLSHLSASTKVDYYSKVLHGRKIFYLLLYCIFDNEKLSQRTLEDTFNSSGFKALFGLGEEEKIRRSSISERLSKIDSNYFLEIYEQMYERFSELYSKTEIEKYNLIRVDSTIVADTCNKLKEGIDQKSGKKLVKFSFSFDGILPSAVDVFTGQKYSTEDNALAQAVLNQVKKEDHHDNIYIIDRGIQSTRTMKDFEEKLLKFIIRSKENRKYEEIESFIKTETPIKWDDWGVIKDSKVKLYTGKPIQNKRGNIHHREEKVETYFRLIVIKNEKTAKELWFITNEFELSAKEISDYYRKRWDIEVFFRFMKQELNLSHLVSLNKNGIEVMLYMTMIASMLLLIYKKVNNLGYKTAKRRIAMELRDMITAILIIFAGGDPAKVFKT, from the coding sequence ATGTCAGTTTTTAAAGATCACAAAATATCACTTAAAGATGTTTTAGAATTTATTCCCGAAGCACTTTTAAGTCACCTTTCCGCAAGTACAAAAGTGGATTATTATAGTAAAGTTTTGCATGGAAGAAAAATATTCTACCTGCTTTTGTATTGCATATTTGATAATGAAAAATTAAGTCAAAGAACACTCGAAGATACTTTTAATAGCAGTGGATTCAAAGCGTTATTTGGCTTAGGGGAAGAGGAAAAGATTCGAAGGAGTTCAATTTCTGAGAGGCTTTCAAAAATTGATTCCAATTATTTCCTAGAAATCTACGAACAGATGTACGAAAGATTTTCGGAACTTTATTCCAAGACAGAAATCGAAAAATACAACTTAATCAGAGTTGACAGTACCATTGTAGCTGATACATGTAACAAGCTTAAAGAAGGAATTGATCAGAAAAGTGGAAAAAAATTAGTGAAATTCAGTTTTTCATTTGACGGAATTTTGCCATCAGCGGTAGATGTTTTTACGGGGCAAAAATACTCAACAGAAGATAATGCTCTTGCCCAGGCTGTTCTGAACCAGGTGAAAAAAGAAGATCATCATGATAATATTTATATCATAGACAGAGGGATCCAGTCTACAAGGACGATGAAAGATTTTGAAGAAAAGCTTCTGAAATTTATTATCCGTTCCAAAGAAAACAGGAAATATGAAGAGATTGAATCTTTTATTAAAACAGAAACCCCAATAAAATGGGATGATTGGGGAGTTATTAAAGACAGCAAAGTGAAGCTTTACACCGGAAAACCCATCCAAAACAAACGGGGAAATATTCATCATCGTGAAGAAAAAGTAGAAACATATTTTCGGTTGATCGTTATCAAAAATGAAAAAACAGCTAAAGAACTTTGGTTCATAACCAACGAATTTGAACTTTCTGCCAAAGAAATATCGGATTATTACCGTAAAAGGTGGGATATTGAGGTATTCTTCAGATTTATGAAACAAGAGTTGAATTTAAGCCATCTTGTTTCGCTCAATAAAAACGGAATTGAAGTAATGCTCTACATGACAATGATTGCTTCTATGCTGCTCTTGATTTACAAAAAAGTAAACAATTTAGGATATAAAACAGCTAAAAGACGCATCGCTATGGAACTTCGGGATATGATTACCGCAATTTTAATAATATTTGCGGGGGGGGATCCTGCAAAAGTCTTCAAAACTTAA